CGCCGGGATTTAATGACTGCAATTTATTTATAGCGGACTCGGCCATTGTCTTGATTCGCTCACGAAGTTCAGGCACTCCCATTAATGCACGGTCAAGACGGACAGTACTTACACTGACATTTAGATTTGAAGCTAGTTCGCTGTCTGTAATCATGGGATTAGATTTGATTAACTCCGCGAGTTTCTCCTGCCTTGCTTGGCGGTCGTGTTTATAATTTAGCACCTGATAATAATACCTCGTTATAAAATAAATTTTGCAAAGTATATTTGCTGTGTGTTAATTAGTCAAGTTATAATATCCCGCGAAAATTTTTTTATTCATGCAAGCCCGTTTACTTTATTGAGTATTCGCTGCGTTTATTTCTGTCAGTTATTGCTATAATATTTCACGGAAAATTTTTTATTTTATGGAGGTCTATTCATGTATAAATTTTTTGCTGCTATCATGGCAATATTAATAATTTCGTCGTGTTCATTTGCTGATGATAATAAAGACTTTTACGCAAAAGAGATTGACGACGTAATTTTTTCGCGAATCAAGGGCAAATCCTATAAAGATAACTGCACAGTGCCGCTAAGTGAATTAAGATATTTGCATGTTTTACACGTGGGCTTTGACGGAGAGACTCACGAGGGCGAAATAATTTGTAATGTCTCAATAGCTGAAGATTTGCTTGATATTTTCAAGAATTTATATGACGCTGAATATCAAATCGAGAAAATTAGACTCGTTGACGAGTATAACGCCGATGATGAGTCTTCAATGAGAGATAATAACTCGTCATGCTTTAATTTCAGGTTCATATCTCACACAACAAGAGTGTCAAAACATGGCCGCGGCATGGCAATAGATATTAACACTCTCTACAATCCCTGCGTCAAAGTAGTAGACGGGAAGTATTTTATTGAGCCAGCAACTGCCGGAGATTATATTGACAGGACGAAAAATTTTGCTCACAAGATAGACGAGAATGATTTATGCGATAAACTTTTCACCGAACACGGATTTGAATGGGGCGGCCACTGGAAGAGCTTGAAAGATTATCAACATTTCGAGAAATAATTTTATTGAGGGCTGTATTAATGAGCTGTAAACACGAAAATATAATCAAAAAATTTCAGTTGATGATTAATACAAATGATTATTCACTTGCTGAAGAATTAATTTCAAGCGATGCTGTTTTCCAGAGTTTGACATCTCCCGAACTTCTTCATGGCGGAAGGGGTTATCTTTCTGTTGTGGAATTTATGCGGAAAAGTTTTCCTGATGTTCACTGGGAAGTAGAAGACATTGCAGCAGAAAATAAAAAAATTGC
This genomic interval from Synergistaceae bacterium contains the following:
- a CDS encoding M15 family metallopeptidase, with translation MYKFFAAIMAILIISSCSFADDNKDFYAKEIDDVIFSRIKGKSYKDNCTVPLSELRYLHVLHVGFDGETHEGEIICNVSIAEDLLDIFKNLYDAEYQIEKIRLVDEYNADDESSMRDNNSSCFNFRFISHTTRVSKHGRGMAIDINTLYNPCVKVVDGKYFIEPATAGDYIDRTKNFAHKIDENDLCDKLFTEHGFEWGGHWKSLKDYQHFEK
- a CDS encoding ester cyclase, translating into MSCKHENIIKKFQLMINTNDYSLAEELISSDAVFQSLTSPELLHGGRGYLSVVEFMRKSFPDVHWEVEDIAAENKKIAVSWICSGTHEGVFMGIPPTGRKFSFRCMNFYYLNDDDKIIKDIAAQGIAGLFESLGIKN